One stretch of Prinia subflava isolate CZ2003 ecotype Zambia chromosome 7, Cam_Psub_1.2, whole genome shotgun sequence DNA includes these proteins:
- the BOD1L1 gene encoding biorientation of chromosomes in cell division protein 1-like 1 isoform X2, with product MATNPQPPPPPPPPPQQPPPLPGAGAGAGGGAAEPELVSMIVNHLKSQGLFDQFRRDCLADVDTKPAYQNLRQRVDNFVSNHLATHTWSPHLNKNQLRNNIRQQVLKSGMLESGIDRIISQVVDPKINHTFRPQVEKAVHEFLATLNHKEEAGPSTSPSEERADASVTVQGVSATTPSANVASDAMSILETITSLNQEASAARASTETSNPKNNDKVAKKLSSQQSVDGSTDKERNAEDLPDREKAICDLSGEGAETLAKYEDLNELPCQNEEIKNSAKDTNILTFTSKDIQQESEDIKSKLLEKSDRKQESSEKSERRKEKKEKLDKKSDHSRKSDDTTKSKEEKQAKELESGKQLVPEKNSNKHKTAESTKEENMLIDSDTDVLSDITVSSVHTSDLSSFEEESEEEPVISDSTEEGEITSDEEEKSSHSKTKAQANEVSDGKAKPVRHAYVRKPFLYSKYFSDSDDERTVEQRRQSIAKEKEERLLRRRINRERLEEKRKQKAAEKTKSLKTGNQNAKGKSGLQLEESSSKNLESKTTGTSIKDVLKEQKFLEKKVALSRKRKRDSRHAEDSYRKKNEPSEEDSKEMQKTNETCEKNSSKELKHNHGKNEISKQLRRLSEWGHSAEESKNDSKAEKEHKRKTSTSLQAEGAQQDSETRDLKKQLDKVEVNAEEPQKQKSIYKNEKHPKKDTDAEIQHMRNSAKKEAKSYRDKNEKERTALEDKLSLKHKYRGDGIHKSGEDAELHSSERSLKGEDGGQKHNQQIKVSSDDKCERKSKHRSERKVSVTGKDGKTPSESTLKGEELLRKDNKKDRHLSTDKPRAECKTKRSLSDSKPQKDSLSASKQPGSASHRRSESYSEDKHEIESTNSDSNVKLEDGVHKDRRRSKSLAEDKISLKSKSKGHNKQFKASETELQELTKDTGQKLDKEKSLEDNDSDKQHKSRNEDKGLEESGAEIQLASGPQSAQGSQKDLSHRVKLHSGEKGAVKEKHRGDKDLSNSKLERRFSAEGHKSRNLKHSNKEIKRKEESVKLEDKDTKEVDSGHERLSNVTMAADKKQSKKVSCENRKGSISNQDLLKEEKQSASTTEGSQVLPPQKATMNNDDLHAGHGEELMELDLKKTKAQEASNIGGKNIQNSLQATDGKCAVKQKGSRSISNKELKHSLADPEACESPFLPAAEKTVEQEDSSNKQVGALDPLSKKASMAQGPSKQGAHKTSIVYEASSRTLKNVSSKDQASKDSRRPKNLKTVINSNSDDVPLAVNSSREDAADAKSMDTDISDFTDSLGTMSKECHNSDGTSLLEDAFILKNDTGQVVDMEQDSAVPSSVMKGDGDNTSMANSLEKVNEVSRADEQAMEDRTAGPCRREDYNEAAMLESSQYRELKRKEENLVSDITEDHGDVTTKEHILRRKGRECLNVEPSTKGERSTVMDNVEKNKVQDTDDTIQSSSVLVPERIPEESFKGSAIANGQEGTNVVGMEDKNESNAVGTSAGSSKLSSLYSSLQKNPASVIGTSTENITESTAMATSTGGERAEGASHSGKDSVATTTCSEEESEVTVICTSIEADEGFTTGTWVKHSEGCSSVTGADIGDCTVAAAEEGGGSVVTEGLAQSESFLTSTEGEENGDSTMVDAEEDGKDSVNPSGVEIEDSVNSAGTEEKDDAVTSAGSEEKQKTSTCVDTGKFESSVSCLAEMESDGAVTSAGTETGEGSTSGDNSGEFRGNVTAGQVKEHEGTVTCTGAEERGRNFIICSVTGTDTQGENTVTGACIAVVANNSASAGTSSDKSEDTVTGESAVTSTGITPEDDAEISAVCTGLEDSSEGFVVCLEAEKCESLMDSTRAKEEASITTVSVGLCDDEGFVTSTGSKEEDEEGEDIVTSTGRGNEENEHASTCTGVESESALICIGAEEGESSIICIVAEQMEAESGVAGTDMNKLTVDSMTSAEKEANCGTDYKNDKGIVESSVTSVSAADEGALAAQKGKHEGSLLPSDAEECEGPMTSAMAVQDKTQFGAEDKHENAMTSFDSRELDASISSAVPKKDETTLAPADREVKVKGDVISTSTVEDAPLHSATDAEEGPLAVARVNESGESSMILVDTEDTVPMPSTATEFKECVNTSSSKQDKDECTMISTSIVEEFEAPMSSAAVEYDGQLPSVKTEETDGNAMVSIDMEVYEVPMPSEPSTGGDDNSGDGSHPTASGKEEKDECAMISTSVVEEQVILMSSEVTEEVIQSISDTESKNETLMISTSTAECFEAPMSSVAMQDENKLTASETEGRYEAAMITTSMTEECEIVLISAAPQAESQLIVAGDEGAILSPNASEECRVVETTATVDEQFGLTAFNADGKSKGSVIFVGKCGAPVLGVATDSEDQHTASNIEEKEEGAVITLSTMEECDSLFTFTVIEESQLATESTEVKDKSEEIFNTSNQIECILSTPDPEKSGNSLLVVGRENETHESGVRTESAASQATADSEITETDENAVNLMSVDEALCVEISTETAESPSPEAGNNAAVPKLAEDLESTVRTDKSQQPESARREEGCVDLQTKELQKDVLQRNIPLETSHVENLATQITEEHRSRGTQCKSSETMDKEKCNQLIAQDVLKDDEQSQCFKMKPGNVKEVTSGDAAEASKEIDVTQTPPRSTVEEKDEFNVEQEMSEKKKHSLESNENSPEENQPVVVKRKRGRPRKYPLEAVQPGGGESKADMSTGNLQTPTSASRGKTPQTGTDISNKKETTNEDEAEKAEMVVRKRGRKPRRSLPQSEETETPEPEKKRRKLTSSEDELKEQEECEEEDGEEDDDAHSGATTRSATRLEAQRKQSSKPTTRATSKGSSPSSVSPRKRQKLAAKKRSPSDTKMNKSHPLTQLKVQSAKRKREDSPTVVRRKGQQKTEETPLKKAKR from the exons atGGCCACCAACCcccagcccccgccgcccccgccgccgccccctcagcagccgccgccgctgccgggggccggggccggcgcggggggcggcgcggCCGAGCCCGAGCTGGTCTCCATGATCGTTAACCACCTCAAGAGCCAGGGGCTCTTCGACCAGTTCCGCCGCGACTGCTTGGCCGACGTGGACACCAAG CCTGCGTACCAGAATTTGAGACAGCGCGTTGACAACTTTGTTTCCAATCATTTGGCAACTCATACCTGGAGTCCTCATCTCAACAAGAACCAGCTGAGAAATAACATTAGACAGCAGGTTCTCAA GTCTGGAATGTTGGAATCGGGAATTGACAGAATTATTTCTCAGGTTGTGGACCCAAAGATCAACCACACGTTCAGACCTCAGGTGGAAAAAGCTGTCCATGAATTTTTAGCTACATTGAATCACAAAGAGGAGGCAGGCCCCAGTACATCTCCAAGTGAGGAGAGAGCAGATGCTTCTGTTACAGTACAAG GTGTCTCTGCTACAACTCCAAGTGCTAATGTAGCTAGTGATGCAATGTCCATTTTGGAAACAATAACTTCTCTTAACCAAGAAGCAAGTGCTGCCAGGGCTTCCACAGAGACCTCAAATCCCAAGAACAATGACAAAGTTGCAAAAAAACTCTCATCTCAGCAGAGTGTGGATGGTAGCACtgataaagaaagaaatgcagaggaCTTGCCGGACAGAGAGAAAGCAATTTGTGACCTTTCTGGAGAAGGGGCTGAAACACTTGCAAAGTATGAAGATTTAAATGAGCTTCCTTgccaaaatgaagaaataaaaaattcagcaaaggATACTAATATTTTGACTTTTACAAGTAAAGATATTCAACAGGAAAGTGAAGACATAAAGAGTAAATTATTGGAGAAATCTGACAGGAAACAAGAGAGCAgtgaaaaaagtgaaagaagaaaagaaaagaaggaaaagcttgACAAGAAGTCTGATCATTCAAGGAAAAGCGATGATACTACAAagtcaaaagaagaaaagcaagcaaaagaGTTGGAATCAGGGAAACAGTTAGTTCcggaaaaaaatagcaataaacataaaacaGCTGAAAGCACTAAAGAAG AAAATATGTTAATAGATTCAGATACGGATGTACTCAGTGACATCACGGTCAGCTCTGTCCATACCAGTGACCTTTCTTCCTTTGAAGAGGAGAGCGAAGAGGAGCCTGTCATTTCTGACAGTACTGAAGAGGGGGAGATCACATCAG ATGAAGAGGAGAAGAGCAGTCACAGTAAGACGAAGGCCCAGGCGAACGAGGTGAGCGATGGGAAGGCCAAGCCCGTTCGCCACGCGTACGTCCGCAAGCCTTTCCTGTACTCCAAGTACTTCAGCGACTCTGACGACGAGCGCACCGTGGAGCAGCGCCGTCAGTCCATT gccaaagaaaaagaagagagactCCTTAGAAGACGAATTAACAGAGAGAGACTTGAAGAAAAACGTAAACAGAAGGCCgcagaaaagacaaaatccCTAAAAACTGGAAATCAGAATGCTAAAG gaaaaagtGGCTTGCAATTAGAAGAATCTTCATCAAAAAATCTAGAGTCAAAAACTACTGGTACCAGCATTAAGGATGTGCttaaagaacagaaatttttggagaaaaaagtggccctgagcagaaaaagaaaaagagattcaaG GCATGCTGAAGATagttacagaaagaaaaatgagccATCTGAAGAAGATTctaaagaaatgcaaaagacAAATGAG acttgtgaaaaaaattcttccaaaGAATTGAAGCACAAtcatggaaaaaatgaaatctctAAACAACTTAGAAGACTTTCAGAATGGGGGCATTcagctgaggaaagcaaaaatgattctaaagcagaaaaagaacataaaagaaaaacctccaCTTCTCTTCAGGCTGAAGGAGCTCAGCAGGACAGTGAAACAAGGGATCTGAAAAAACAACTGGATAAAGTAGAAGTCAATGCTGAAGAACCACAGAAGCAGAAATCCATATATAAGAATGAAAAACATCCCAAAAAAGATACTGACGCAGAAATTCAACATATGAGAAATTCTGCCAAAAAAGAAGCCAAGTCTTacagagataaaaatgaaaaagaaagaactgcTTTAGAAGATAAACTTTCTTTAAAGCACAAATATAGAGGAGATGGTATTCACAAGTCAGGTGAAGATGCTGAACTTCATTCATCTGAGCGAAGTTTGAAAGGAGAGGATGGTGGCCAGAAACATAATCAACAAATAAAGGTTTCCTCAGATGacaaatgtgaaagaaaaagtaagCACCGAAGTGAAAGGAAAGTATCAGTAAcaggaaaagatggaaaaaccCCTTCTGAATCAACCTTAAAAGGTGAAGAATTGCTGAGGAAAGACAACAAGAAAGACAGACATCTCTCGACAGACAAACCAAGGGCAGAATGCAAGACCAAAAGGTCCTTGAGTGATTCTAAGCCACAGAAGGATTCCCTAAGTGCCTCAAAGCAACCTGGTTCAGCATCACACAGAAGGAGCGAGAGCTACTCAGAGGATAAACATGAAATAGAATCAACTAACTCTGATAGTAATGTAAAACTTGAGGATGGTGTTCATAAAGATAGGCGAAGATCTAAGAGCCTTGCAGAAGACAAGATTTCGTTAAAGTCCAAGTCAAAGGGTCATAATAAACAGTTCAAAGCATCTGAAACAGAATTACAGGAATTAACAAAAGACACTGGACAGAAACTGGACAAAGAGAAGAGCCTGGAAGACAATGATTCAGATAAACAACACAAATCCAGGAATGAAGATAAAGGTTTGGAGGAGAGTGGTGCTGAGATTCAGCTTGCAAGTGGCCCACAGTCAGCTCAGGGATCGCAAAAAGACCTTAGTCACAGAGTTAAGTTACATTCTGGAGAAAAAGGGGCTGTGAAAGAGAAACACAGAGGTGATAAAGATTTAAGTAATTCCAAACTAGAAAGAAGATTCTCTGCTGAAGGTCATAAAAGCAGAAACTTAAAGCACAGCAATAAGGAAAtaaagaggaaggaggagagtgTCAAATTGGAAGATAAAGATACTAAAGAAGTGGATAGTGGGCATGAAAGATTATCTAATGTCACAATGGCAGCGgataaaaaacaaagcaagaaggtatcctgtgaaaacagaaaaggcagTATATCAAACCAAGATTTGcttaaggaagaaaagcaatCAGCTAGCACAACTGAAGGCAGCCAGGTTCTACCCCCTCAAAAGGCAACTATGAATAATGATGACTTGCATGCTGGTCATGGGGAAGAGCTGATGGAACTCgatttgaaaaaaacaaaagcacaggAAGCATCTAACATTGGTGGAAAAAACATTCAAAACTCTCTCCAAGCCACAGATGGCAAGTGTGCAGTAAAACAAAAAGGATCTCGTTCTATTTCAAACAAGGAGTTAAAACACAGCTTGGCAGATCCTGAAGCTTGTGAATCACCgtttctgcctgcagctgaaaagACTGTTGAACAAGAAGATAGTTCAAATAAACAAGTTGGTGCCTTAGACCCTTTGTCCAAAAAAGCTTCCATGGCTCAAGGACCCAGTAAACAAGGGGCTCATAAAACAAGTATTGTGTATGAAGCAAGTAGTAGAACCTTAAAGAATGTGTCCAGTAAGGATCAGGCTTCAAAAGATAGCAGAAGACCAAAGAACTTAAAAACTGTGATAAATTCTAATTCAGATGATGTTCCTTTAGCAGTTAATTCTTCAAGAGAAGATGCTGCTGATGCAAAGTCCATGGATACGGATATCTCAGATTTTACAGATTCTTTAGGTACCATGTCTAAAGAATGCCACAATTCAGATGGGACATCCTTATTGGAAGATGCTTTCATTTTGAAGAATGATACAGGACAGGTTGTAGACATGGAGCAAGATAGTGCAGTGCCAAGTTCTGTCATGAAAGGTGATGGTGACAACACCAGCATGGCAAACAGTCTGGAAAAAGTTAATGAGGTGTCCCGGGCTGATGAACAGGCAATGGAAGACCGTACAGCTGGGCCATGTAGACGAGAGGATTACAATGAAGCAGCAATGTTAGAAAGCTCTCAATACAGggagttaaaaagaaaagaggaaaacttgGTGTCTGACATAACTGAAGATCATGGAGATGTAACAACAAAAGAACATATCctaagaagaaaaggaagagagtgCTTGAATGTAGAGCCTTCcacaaagggagaaagaagCACCGTGATGGATAATGTGGAAAAGAACAAGGTGCAGGACACTGATGATACGATCCAGTCTTCCTCTGTTTTAGTGCCTGAAAGAATTCCTGAGGAAAGTTTCAAAGGCTCTGCTATAGCCAATGGGCAAGAAGGGACTAATGTGGTTGGCATGGAAGACAAAAATGAAAGTAATGCTGTAGGTACCAGTGCAGGAAGTAGTAAACTCAGTTCATTGTACAGCAGCCTACAAAAAAATCCAGCCAGTGTGATAGGAACTAGCACAGAAAATATCACTGAAAGCACTGCAATGGCAACTAgcacaggaggagaaagagcTGAGGGTGCATCACATTCTGGGAAGGACAGTGTTGCTACAACCACTTGCTCAGAAGAAGAAAGTGAGGTGACAGTAATCTGCACAAGCATAGAGGCTGATGAAGGTTTCACAACAGGCACATGGGTAAAACACAGTGAGGGCTGCAGTTCTGTCACGGGAGCAGATATTGGTGATTGTACTgttgcagcagctgaagaaggtGGTGGCAGTGTTGTCACTGAAGGATTAGCACAAAGTGAAAGCTTCCTAACAAGtacagaaggagaagaaaatggtGATAGTACCATGGTTGATGCAGAAGAAGATGGTAAGGATTCAGTGAACCCAAGTGGAGTCGAAATTGAAGACAGTGTGAATAGTGCtgggacagaagaaaaagatgatGCTGTGACTAGTGCAGgctctgaagaaaagcaaaagaccTCAACTTGTGTAGATACAGGCAAATTTGAAAGTTCTGTGTCCTGCTTAGCTGAAATGGAGAGCGATGGAGCTGTAACTAGTGCAGGGACAGAAACAGGTGAAGGGTCAACCAGTGGTGATAATTCAGGTGAATTTAGGGGCAATGTAACAGCTGGCCAAGTAAAAGAACATGAAGGTACTGTGACTTGCAcaggagcagaagaaagagGTCGTAACTTCATCATCTGCTCTGTGACTGGAACAGACACCCAAGGAGAAAACACTGTTACAGGTGCATGTATTGCAGTGGTCGCAAACAACAGTGCTTCGGCTGGAACTAGCAGTGACAAATCTGAGGATACTGTAACTGGTGAAAGTGCAGTTACCAGCACAGGCATAACCCCAGAAGATGATGCTGAAATTTCAGCAGTCTGCACAGGGCTAGAAGACAGCAGCGAGGGATTTGTAGTTTGTTTAGaagctgaaaaatgtgaaagtCTAATGGACAGTACAAGAGCAAAGGAAGAAGCCAGTATCACTACAGTCAGTGTAGGTCTGTGTGATGATGAGGGTTTTGTGACTAGTACAGGCTCAAAAGAAGAGGATGAAGAAGGAGAGGATATTGTGACCAGTACAGGaagaggaaatgaagaaaatgagcaTGCTTCTACTTGTACAGGAGTGGAAAGTGAAAGTGCCCTAATTTGTATAGGTgcagaagaaggagaaagtTCCATTATCTGCATAGTTGCTGAACAAATGGAAGCTGAGTCAGGAGTGGCTGGCACAGATATGAATAAGCTTACTGTCGACAGCATGACAAGTGCAGAGAAAGAAGCTAATTGTGGAACAGACTACAAAAATGATAAAGGCATTGTTGAAAGCAGTGTGACCAGTGTGAGTGCTGCAGATGAGGGTGCCTTAGCCGCACAGAAAGGAAAGCACGAAGGTAGCTTGCTTCCCTCAGATGCTGAGGAATGTGAGGGTCCCATGACTAGTGCTATGGCAGTGCAAGATAAGACACAGTTTGGTGCTGAAGACAAACATGAGAATGCCATGACTTCCTTTGACAGCAGAGAACTTGATGCCTCTATAAGTAGTGCAGTTCCAAAGAAAGATGAGACTACTCTTGCTCCTGCTGACAGAGAAGTAAAAGTAAAAGGTGATGTCATCTCTACCAGCACAGTGGAAGATGCTCCTTTACATTCAGCCACAGATGCTGAGGAAGGTCCACTTGCTGTTGCAAGAGTAAATGAAAGTGGGGAAAGCTCTATGATCTTAGTAGACACTGAAGACACAGTGCCTATGCCCAGCACAGCTACAGAGTTTAAAGAGTGTGTGAATACTTCTAGCAGTAAGCAGGATAAAGATGAGTGCACTATGATTTCCACCAGTATTGTGGAGGAATTTGAGGCTCCTATGTCAAGTGCAGCTGTTGAGTATGATGGTCAGCTCCCCtctgtgaaaacagaagaaacagatGGGAATGCTATGGTTTCCATAGATATGGAGGTGTATGAGGTTCCCATGCCTAGTGAacccagcacaggaggagatGATAACAGTGGTGATGGAAGTCACCCAACTGCTAGTGGTAAGGAAGAAAAGGATGAGTGTGCTATGATTTCCACAAGTGTTGTGGAAGAGCAAGTAATCCTGATGTCAAGTGAAGTCACAGAAGAGGTGATTCAAAGTATCTCAGACACTGAGTCGAAGAATGAAACGCTAATGATCTCTACAAGTACAGCAGAATGTTTTGAAGCTCCTATGTCTAGTGTAGCTATGCAAGATGAAAACAAACTCACTGCTTCAGAAACAGAAGGGAGATATGAAGCTGCTATGATCACTACAAGCATGACAGAAGAATGTGAGATAGTCCTGATCAGTGCAGCACCACAAGCTGAAAGTCAGCTCATTGTAGCAGGAGATGAAGGTGCTATTCTCTCACCAAATGCATCAGAGGAATGTAGGGTGGTGGAGACCACTGCAACTGTAGATGAACAGTTTGGACTAACTGCTTTCAATGCAGATGGGAAAAGCAAAggttctgtgatttttgtggGAAAATGTGGAGCTCCTGTGCTAGGAGTTGCAACTGACAGTGAAGATCAACACACTGCTTCAAATAtagaagagaaggaggagggggcAGTGATCACTCTGAGCACAATGGAAGAATGTGATAGTCTCTTCACCTTTACAGTCATAGAAGAAAGTCAACTTGCTACTGAAAGTACAGAAGTAAAAGAcaaaagtgaagaaatttttaataCTTCGAACCAGATTGAATGCATCCTTTCAACTCCAGACCCAGAAAAAAGTGGGAATTCTTTGCTTGTTGTTGGTAGAGAGAATGAGACACATGAGAGTGGGGTGAGGACTGAATCGGCAGCATCTCAGGCCACAGCAGACAGTGAAATCacagaaacagatgaaaatgcAGTCAACCTCATGAGTGTAGATGAGGCCCTTTGCGTGGAGATTAGTACAGAAACTGCTGAGAGCCCTTCCCCAGAGGCAG GCAATAATGCAGCCGTACCAAAGTTGGCAGAAGACCTGGAAAGTACCGTGAGAACTGACAAG TCACAACAGCCTGAAAGTGCAAGAAGGGAAGAGGGATGTGTGGATCTTCAAACTAAGGAATTGCAAAAAG ATGTGCTGCAGAGGAATATTCCTTTAGAAACTTCTCAT GTGGAAAACTTGGCTACCCAGATAACTGAAGAACATAGATCTAGAGGAACGCAATGTAAATCTTCAGAAACAAtggataaagaaaaat GCAACCAGCTGATTGCTCAGGATGTGCTAAAAGATGATGAACAAAGTCAATGTTTCAAAATGAAACCTGGTAACGTCAAG GAAGTTACTTCAGGTGATGCAGCAGAAGCATCCAAAGAAATTGATGTAACACAAACACCTCCTAGAAGTACTGTAGAAGAAAAAG ATGAATTTAACGTTGAACAGGAAatgtctgaaaagaaaaagcacagtcTAGAATCAAATGAAAATTCTCCAGAG gaaaatcAGCCTGTAGTAGTGAAACGCAAAAGGGGACGGCCTCGTAAATACCCTCTTGAAGCAGTACAGCCTGGTG GTGGGGAGTCAAAAGCTGATATGAGCACTGGGAAT ctgcaAACTCCTACCTCTGCAAGTAGAGGGAAAACACCTCAAACAG